Genomic window (Deinococcus yavapaiensis KR-236):
GGTTGAGGCGTCGGCGTCGGCTGCGGTTGAGGGGTGGGCTGGGGTTGAGGCGTCGGTTGCGGGGTGGGCTGAGGGGTGGGTTGCGGAGTTGGTTGAGGCTGCGGAGTCGGTTGCGGTTGAGGCGTCGGGGTCGGCTGCGGTTGAGGCGTCGGTTGGGGTGTCGGTTGAGGGGTGGGCTGTGGAGTCGGTTGCGGCTGGGGCGCGGGCTGAGCCGCCGCACCGAGCTTCGCGAGCGCACCCGGCAAGTTCACGAGGCCGTATCCCGACGTGTTGTCCTTGCCGCTCGCGCCGAGGTTCGTCGCCGAGGTGTACAACGCGTTCTTGATCGTGTCGACGCTCGAGCCGGGACGAGCGGACAGCATGACCGCCACGGCGCCTGCCGTGATCGGCGCGGCTTGCGACGTGCCGCTGAGCGAGCCGTATCCGCCGCCCGGGAAGCTGGAGGTGATTTCCACGCCGGGGGCGACGACATCAGGCTTCACGAAGGTGCCGCTGATGACCGAAGTCCAGTTCACCGGGCCACGGCTGGAGAAGCTCGCCACTTGATTGTTCTGATCGGTCGCGCCGACGCCAATCGCCTCGGGAATATTGCCCGGGCTGGCCGTCGTTCCGGCATTCGGGCCGAAGTTGCCGACAGCGAACACGGCGATGACGCCCGCGTCGATCATGTTGCGCGTCGGTTGCACGAACTCGTCGTACGTGCCTTGCAAGCCGAGCGACATGCTCACGACGTCCGCGCCGTCGTCCGTGGCCGAGTTGTTGTCGGGATCGAGCACCCACTGCATCCCGGCGATGACTTGCGCGAAGGTGCCCGAACCGTTTGGAAGGACGAGCGCGGACAGCAATCGAGCGTTGGGTGCCACGCCGACCGTGTTGCCGACCAGCAATCCCGCCGTGTGCGTTCCGTGTTGCTGCGTATCGCGCGCTTGCGCGTTCGCGACGCGGTTTCCGTTGTCGTCGAACTCGGCGAAGGAGAGAATCTTGCCTTTGTACTCGGGCGAGTTCGGATCGATGCCCGTGTCGAGGTGGCCGATGCGAACGTTTTGCCCGCGGAACCCGGCCGCCCACGCTTGTTGAGCGCCGATCTTTTGCAAATACCAAGGATTTCCCGTCGGTGCGGCCGCACCCGTCGCGCTGAGCGGGCGGGCGAGGCGCACTTCGAAGTTCTCGAAGATGCGGTCGACGTTCGGCAGGATGGCGAGCGTCCGAATGATCGCGGGAGACGTCTTGAGGACGATCGACTGATCGAGCCACAATTCCGCGTACTGCAAGGCTTGCTGCGCCGTACGGTTCGCCTGGCCGCGCGCGGCGCCCGTGAGAGGCTCGATGGTGCGCAGTGCGTCTCGCAGTTGCTTGCGCAAGGCTTGGAACAGCTGCCTGCCCTTCTCTTTTTGCGTCAGGCGGAAACGCACGACGACTTCAAATTGACCGTTCGGATTCTGCTGCATCTTGCGTTGCAGTTCCGGATCGATTTGACCCGCGTGCGCCGCGCCGAGGCTCGCGACGGTCAAGGCCGCCCCGAGAATCACCATCTTTCGCTTCATGCGGTTAGCCTAGTGGCTCACGTGTGACGCGCCCTGAAAAAAATTTGAGAGGCTCTTCATAGCGCGTCAGAGCCTCATCAGACGAAAAGGTGAATGAAGATGTGTGGAAGTGCGGCAGTCAGGCTTTGTCGGTCACCTCGAACGCCGTTCGCGTTCGATTCGGGTTGTGCCCGTCGACGACGCGAACGTTCCGAATGTGATAGTGCTGCCCCTCGTGGATCATGTGGTTGTCGTAGGACGGGGGCTGCGCGGGAACCAGGAAGATCGTGGCTCCTTCGGGAAGCCAGGCGTGGGGACTCTGAACGACGACGTGTTCGTTTTGAGCGCCATCCGGTACGGTTTCGGCAAGGATGTCCATACGCTTATCTTTCTCGCGCCGTACGGTCTGCCCGTGAGGAGGACGTCAAGCAGGCTTAGACGTTGCTAAGTTGAAGAGGTGTTCGACCCCTTCCTCGATCGCTGGAAGCTCACTCGCGACGGCGACCCGATTCGCACGTTCAGCAGCGATCTGCTCCCCGTTCTGTTCGAGGGACGGCCCGCCATGCTGAAAGTCGCTCGCTTCGAAGAGGAAGTCCGCGGCGGACGGCTGCTCGCGTGGTGGCAAGGACGTGGCGCGGCGCCCGTGCTCGCGTTGCATGGCGACGCCCTGTTGCTGGAGCGAGCGAACGATGACGGTCGTCTCACACGCCTTGCCCACGAGGATGACGACGAGGCGACGCGAATCTTGTGCGACACGGCCGCCCGACTGCACGAGCCGAGAAACGATCACCCACCCGCCTTGACTCCGCTGCGCGAGTGGTTTCGATCCTTGTGGCGCGCGGGCGAACGGTACGGCGGAACGTACCGAGCGGCCCTCGAAGCGGCCGAGCGGCTGATCGCCGAGCCTCGAGACGTTCGCCCCCTGCACGGCGACTTGCATCACGGCAACGTCCTCTCGTTCGGTGAGCGCGGTTGGCTCGCCATCGATCCGAAGGGTTTGATCGGCGAGCGGAGCTTCGACTACGCCAATATCTTCTACAACCCGGTCCCGCTTCTGGCGACGAATCCCGAGCGCTTTCGCAGGCGGGTCGACGTCGTCTCGGAACGGGCGGGCTTGGAGCGAGAACGCCTCGTGCAGTGGATCTTGGCGTACGGCGGCTTGTCCTCGGCGTGGCATTTGGAGGACGGCGATGAGCGAGGCGCCCGCCTTGCCCTGATCGTCGCGGAACTCGCTCGTCAGAACAGCTCGTCCAGCAAGCGGTAGTAGGCGAGTTTCGACGCGTCCACGAGAAAGCGGCCGTAGGCGTCCAGGAAAAGCTCGGCGAACTCGGGGCCGTAGTTGTGCGAAAGGCTGCGCGCGGCGAGCGCGAGGTCCGCGTGTCGGTCGGCGATACCCGCGCGACCCACGTCCACGAAGCCTTCCACGAATTCGCCGGAGACGATCACGTTCGGAAGACAGGGGTCGCCGTGCGTCACGACGAGGTCCTCGCGAGACGGCCGGGTGCCGAGCAATTCACGCAAGACGTCCTCGGCTCGTCTTCCCTGCCGCTCGTCATCGAAGTCTTGCTCGTCGACGAATCCGGCGCTCACGCGTTCGCGCGCTTCTCGAAGCTTCGTTCTCAAGGACGCGTCGAACGGACAGTCTTGGATCGGGAGGGCGTGCAGTTCGCGCAAGGCGCGCGCCAGGAGTTCCGCGTTGCGGCGAGGATGCAGTCGCGCGTCCTCGTGACTCATGTCGACGCCGGGCAGGCGCGTCACGGCGAGGTACTCTCCCGTGGCGTCCTTGAGGTACGCCACGACCTTGGGAGCGGGCACGCGCCCCTCCAGCCAGCGCAACTTCTCCTTTTCGGCGAACAGCGTGTCGAAGGGTTCGGTCGTGCGCTTCACCTTCAGGACGTGGCGTGTGGAGCGGTACACCCTCGAACTCGACATCCCGACGGTCACTTCCTCCCAGCGCGCGACGGGCAAGACGCGCCGAAGCGCTTCCGGTAGGTCGAGGTTCATCCGCGCACTTTAACGTCTGGGAACTTTCACGTCTCTTTGCGACTCTAAGATTCGAGGGCCGCGTTGAACGACTCCTTCGAATCCTGGACGGACGCACAACTCACCGTGCTCGCTCGCAGAGACGACGCTGCCTTCGAGGCGTTGGTGCGACGTCACGCGCCGCGCGTGCATGCCGTCGCCGCCAGCATGGTCGGGTCGGGAAGCGCGGACGACGTCGTGCAGGAGGTGTTCTTGAGCGTCCACAAGAACCTGAGGAACTTTCGCGGTGACGCGTTGTTCACGACGTGGCTGCACCGCATCGCCCTCAATGCCTGTTACAAGGTCTTGGGCGCGAAGGAGACGAAGGCGACCGTGCCCCTGGACGACATCTTGGAACCTTCCGCTCCGCACGATCCCGTGCGCGCGGGCGAAGCGGCGGACTTGCGCGAGAAGTTGTCGCGAGCCCTCGCCCAGTTGCCCACGGATCAGCGCGAAGCGGTGGTCCTGCGCGAACTGTCGGGCTTGGAATACGCCGAAATCGCCGAAGTGCTCGGCGTGGAACTCGGCACCGTCAAGTCCCGCATCAACCGTGGACGCACCGCCTTGAAAGCCTTGCTGCTGCGAAGGGGCGTCACTCCTTGAGATTCACCTCGAATCGGACCGACCCTAGACCGACGGAGCACGTATGAACGACGATCAAGACCTGCAACTCGACGCTTTGTTCGCGAGCGCACGCACGCTCGGACCGGCAGACATCGCGGCAGCCGAGC
Coding sequences:
- a CDS encoding S8 family peptidase, producing MKRKMVILGAALTVASLGAAHAGQIDPELQRKMQQNPNGQFEVVVRFRLTQKEKGRQLFQALRKQLRDALRTIEPLTGAARGQANRTAQQALQYAELWLDQSIVLKTSPAIIRTLAILPNVDRIFENFEVRLARPLSATGAAAPTGNPWYLQKIGAQQAWAAGFRGQNVRIGHLDTGIDPNSPEYKGKILSFAEFDDNGNRVANAQARDTQQHGTHTAGLLVGNTVGVAPNARLLSALVLPNGSGTFAQVIAGMQWVLDPDNNSATDDGADVVSMSLGLQGTYDEFVQPTRNMIDAGVIAVFAVGNFGPNAGTTASPGNIPEAIGVGATDQNNQVASFSSRGPVNWTSVISGTFVKPDVVAPGVEITSSFPGGGYGSLSGTSQAAPITAGAVAVMLSARPGSSVDTIKNALYTSATNLGASGKDNTSGYGLVNLPGALAKLGAAAQPAPQPQPTPQPTPQPTPQPTPQPQPTPTPQPQPTPQPQPTPQPTPQPTPQPTPQPQPTPQPQPTPTPQPARKPTLLLVDDDQGFGADVTAALRDILRANATSPLRWDVQTQGPVPLAQLQRAEVVIWAAGESYENTISAQDQNTLRQYLQGGGKLIVTGQDVGFDIGDSDFYRNVLKATFVADSSTTTNVVSSGFIGSRRYVLNAPGSQQNQFYPDVIDANSGATLAATYNTQAVSAQSVRTDPNAQRARVKAAQGGRVRALSASDAGAIVLNDAGRYRTVTMGFGLEGLDPTNRDILVKALFAWLLR
- a CDS encoding aminoglycoside phosphotransferase family protein, translated to MFDPFLDRWKLTRDGDPIRTFSSDLLPVLFEGRPAMLKVARFEEEVRGGRLLAWWQGRGAAPVLALHGDALLLERANDDGRLTRLAHEDDDEATRILCDTAARLHEPRNDHPPALTPLREWFRSLWRAGERYGGTYRAALEAAERLIAEPRDVRPLHGDLHHGNVLSFGERGWLAIDPKGLIGERSFDYANIFYNPVPLLATNPERFRRRVDVVSERAGLERERLVQWILAYGGLSSAWHLEDGDERGARLALIVAELARQNSSSSKR
- a CDS encoding APH(3') family aminoglycoside O-phosphotransferase — encoded protein: MNLDLPEALRRVLPVARWEEVTVGMSSSRVYRSTRHVLKVKRTTEPFDTLFAEKEKLRWLEGRVPAPKVVAYLKDATGEYLAVTRLPGVDMSHEDARLHPRRNAELLARALRELHALPIQDCPFDASLRTKLREARERVSAGFVDEQDFDDERQGRRAEDVLRELLGTRPSREDLVVTHGDPCLPNVIVSGEFVEGFVDVGRAGIADRHADLALAARSLSHNYGPEFAELFLDAYGRFLVDASKLAYYRLLDELF
- a CDS encoding RNA polymerase sigma factor, with protein sequence MNDSFESWTDAQLTVLARRDDAAFEALVRRHAPRVHAVAASMVGSGSADDVVQEVFLSVHKNLRNFRGDALFTTWLHRIALNACYKVLGAKETKATVPLDDILEPSAPHDPVRAGEAADLREKLSRALAQLPTDQREAVVLRELSGLEYAEIAEVLGVELGTVKSRINRGRTALKALLLRRGVTP